In Nitrospirota bacterium, the genomic window GTACCCAGGCTACTCTTCTACCAGCTTCCTCGGCCTTCCCCGCTGCCGCATCCTCGATTCCGACCCCTTCCCCTCGCCGCACTCTTTGCTTGCCGCTCTTCCCTTCCAAATGGCTGCTGCCGATTCACGCAGGTCCGCAACGTGACCAGTTCATGATCAAACAGCGGATGATCGATCCAGGCCGAAGACGGTCGCCCCCCGCTCTCTCGATTCGGAACATGGCAAACGTGCCCGGCAACTTGTCCGCGAAGCAGCTGTCACATCGCAAGAATAAGTAGCCTGCCCCTTTTACTCCCCCCAAAGCTTGCTGCCCTGGGGCAAGAAACCTGTATAGTACGGCGTTCACCAAAATCACATCGTCGGAGGTTTCATGGATTGGACGTCGCTTATTACTACCCTCGAATTTCTGGTGTTTGCGCTCGTCGTGGGCGTCATCGCCAAAGTGCTGATGCCCGGAAAGGATCCGGGTCAGTTGATCGGGACGACGGTGATCGGGATCGGAGGCGGCGTGATCGGCGGCGGTCTTGGAGGCCAAGTGGGTCTCACCGGGGATTCCGATATCGTCGCGTTTGTCTCCGCAATCATCGGGGCGCTCATGCTACTGATGCTCTATCGCTGGCTCACAACCTGACGAATTATGATCGCCAGAGAAAGCCTTGCCCATTGGTGTGGCTCAACTTCCGACGAATCTGCTTCATGAGGTCAGCCGCACTCGTTGTCTCTCCCCGGTCAGCCTCCCCAATCGCAGCAAGTAGTACTGCCTCTTTCTCGGATGATAGTTCGAAGGTCTCATCTCCTTCCAACACCAACACAGTCACAGTCGCTCCTTCCGGGAGGCTATCCTCATCAACCTTGAGCGTCCCAGCAATGACCTTTCCAGTGGCAATCAACATAGCAACATCCTAGCACTTCAGATGGGACAGAAAAATGTGAACAGTCTGAATTCCCCAGTGTGTGGCAATCCGGCGCATTGCTG contains:
- a CDS encoding GlsB/YeaQ/YmgE family stress response membrane protein, giving the protein MDWTSLITTLEFLVFALVVGVIAKVLMPGKDPGQLIGTTVIGIGGGVIGGGLGGQVGLTGDSDIVAFVSAIIGALMLLMLYRWLTT